A window of the Cystobacter fuscus genome harbors these coding sequences:
- the tnpA gene encoding IS66 family insertion sequence element accessory protein TnpA has translation MTTNTATTKTEPAWLEAARRPRWTPEVAAQVVRAWEEEGGTQSAFMRKHGLPRERLRFWTRRREGKEGARTAMSFVPVEAAPAERSEAGREQGEAVQVEVGGVRVRVEAGASQALVERVLRAVKEVQGC, from the coding sequence ATGACGACGAACACAGCGACGACGAAGACGGAGCCGGCGTGGTTGGAGGCAGCGCGGCGGCCGAGGTGGACACCGGAGGTAGCAGCGCAGGTGGTGCGAGCGTGGGAGGAGGAAGGAGGCACGCAGTCGGCCTTCATGCGCAAGCACGGTTTGCCGCGCGAGAGGCTGCGCTTCTGGACGAGGAGGCGAGAAGGGAAGGAGGGGGCGCGCACGGCCATGTCCTTCGTGCCCGTGGAGGCGGCGCCCGCTGAGCGGAGCGAGGCGGGGCGGGAGCAAGGGGAGGCGGTGCAAGTGGAGGTGGGCGGAGTGCGGGTGCGAGTGGAGGCGGGAGCAAGCCAGGCACTGGTGGAGCGGGTGCTGCGGGCGGTGAAGGAGGTGCAGGGGTGCTGA
- a CDS encoding discoidin domain-containing protein, which yields MPHRFLALRLAAGAFVATLGMAAHAACVANPPTQSDSTFPASLTGKLAYHSYVGYGDGTSQLFIYDFAARTLTQVSNSTWGIQDPMNAVFSPDGKWLAFMGIANGAWNVFFWRVGSSELPVNLTNSTGETRNEDPKFSADGKSLLFKQNGDIMQATLSYTSSGPVFTSVVNLTNTAPDVESSMPFASPDGSAVYFVTGAGSGMGLYKQTVATRTKVAFDTPTGLAAYYPIVRADGTVFYARWKDATQLDQLYTKVNPGDTPNQLSINDCNSNNSDPWPVNGTNYVFFSSTTTGGYQLYLGDTSTGQRWSLSRFGVNADSTRAKLGSNYHPGTAVAPPQTVLLSQGKPASASSSYNASLGPNNAFDGNTTSTRWNSIEGSAAGSQWLMVDLGSVRTINGVDLYWDAGARVYYLQASNDGVNWTTFYSTTNGVSYGHVVLPNLNGSGRYVRMLGTQRATQWGYSLVEMQVWGY from the coding sequence ATGCCTCACCGCTTTCTCGCACTGCGCCTTGCCGCGGGCGCCTTTGTTGCCACCCTGGGCATGGCGGCCCACGCGGCCTGCGTGGCCAATCCGCCGACCCAGTCCGACTCCACCTTTCCGGCCAGCCTGACGGGCAAGCTCGCGTATCACAGCTACGTCGGCTACGGCGACGGCACCAGCCAGCTCTTCATCTATGACTTCGCGGCCCGCACGCTCACGCAGGTGTCCAACAGCACCTGGGGCATCCAGGATCCGATGAACGCGGTGTTCAGTCCCGACGGCAAATGGTTGGCCTTCATGGGCATCGCGAATGGCGCGTGGAACGTCTTCTTCTGGCGGGTCGGCTCCAGCGAGCTACCCGTCAACCTGACCAACAGCACTGGCGAGACGCGCAACGAGGACCCCAAGTTCAGCGCCGATGGCAAGTCGCTGCTGTTCAAGCAGAACGGCGACATCATGCAAGCCACGCTGTCGTACACCAGTTCGGGCCCGGTGTTTACCTCGGTGGTGAACCTCACCAACACGGCACCGGACGTGGAGAGTTCGATGCCGTTCGCCAGCCCTGACGGCAGCGCCGTCTATTTCGTCACCGGTGCGGGCTCCGGCATGGGGCTGTACAAGCAGACCGTCGCCACCCGCACCAAGGTCGCGTTCGACACGCCGACCGGGCTGGCGGCCTACTACCCGATCGTGCGCGCTGACGGCACCGTGTTCTATGCACGCTGGAAGGACGCTACCCAACTCGACCAGCTCTACACCAAGGTCAACCCGGGCGACACGCCCAACCAGCTCAGCATCAACGACTGTAACAGCAACAACTCCGATCCCTGGCCCGTCAACGGCACCAACTACGTGTTCTTCTCGTCCACCACGACGGGCGGCTACCAGCTCTACCTGGGCGACACCAGCACGGGTCAGCGCTGGAGCCTGTCGCGGTTCGGGGTGAATGCCGACAGCACGCGCGCCAAGCTCGGTTCGAACTACCATCCGGGCACCGCCGTCGCGCCGCCGCAGACGGTGCTGTTGTCGCAGGGCAAGCCGGCCTCGGCCTCGTCGAGCTACAACGCCAGCCTGGGCCCGAACAATGCCTTCGACGGCAACACCACCAGCACGCGCTGGAATTCGATCGAGGGCAGCGCCGCCGGCAGTCAGTGGCTGATGGTGGATCTGGGCTCGGTGCGCACCATCAATGGCGTCGACCTGTACTGGGACGCCGGCGCCAGGGTCTACTACCTGCAGGCCTCGAACGACGGCGTGAACTGGACCACGTTCTACTCCACCACCAACGGCGTCTCGTACGGCCATGTGGTGCTGCCCAACCTGAACGGCAGCGGCCGCTATGTGCGCATGCTCGGCACGCAGCGCGCCACGCAGTGGGGCTACTCGCTCGTCGAGATGCAGGTGTGGGGATACTGA
- a CDS encoding MBL fold metallo-hydrolase gives MNPSLSPLAAPPGLGLAARLGPHVRLALAGLALALGGAAWVLVPYRPIAMAGATPAPPPYGRPVAVPGLRLHVFNTGANRMSSLLVGDVRPWRSAPAFVIEHPRHGLIVFDTGLSPAVARDGERALPLPVRWLFESRGRPERTLPAQMREAGLEPARVRQVVISHLHDDHVGGLAAFENAPIIAGPASASQASAYGLEGRWHEVHFAGDTAPPFDAAADLLGDGSVVLLGGGGHSREDLLVLLALPGGPVLLAGDAVVHFDWLESDDVQRIAVDAERAAAVRNQVRAFRAATPDLVLIPGHDLDGLPTNRTDLVLHHPEWFAVEAWPISLEG, from the coding sequence ATGAACCCTTCCCTCTCGCCTCTCGCCGCGCCGCCGGGCCTGGGCCTTGCGGCGCGCCTCGGTCCTCACGTGCGGCTCGCGCTCGCCGGATTGGCGCTCGCGCTCGGAGGAGCGGCGTGGGTCCTTGTCCCGTACCGTCCGATCGCCATGGCCGGTGCGACACCGGCTCCGCCACCGTATGGACGACCCGTGGCGGTGCCCGGCCTGCGTCTCCACGTCTTCAACACCGGGGCGAACCGGATGTCCTCGCTGCTCGTGGGCGATGTGCGGCCCTGGCGCTCCGCCCCCGCGTTCGTCATCGAGCATCCGCGGCACGGGCTCATCGTCTTCGATACAGGGCTCTCGCCAGCGGTGGCACGCGACGGTGAGCGCGCGTTGCCGCTGCCGGTGCGCTGGCTCTTCGAGAGCCGCGGGCGGCCCGAGCGCACGCTGCCCGCCCAGATGCGCGAGGCCGGTCTCGAGCCGGCGCGTGTCCGCCAGGTGGTGATCTCGCATCTGCATGACGATCACGTGGGAGGACTCGCCGCCTTCGAGAACGCGCCCATCATCGCTGGCCCGGCAAGCGCGTCCCAGGCCAGCGCGTACGGCCTCGAGGGGCGGTGGCATGAGGTCCACTTCGCGGGTGACACCGCGCCTCCATTCGACGCCGCGGCCGACCTGCTCGGAGACGGGAGCGTGGTGCTGCTCGGGGGCGGCGGACACTCGAGAGAGGATCTCCTGGTGCTGCTCGCGCTTCCGGGAGGCCCGGTGCTCCTCGCGGGCGACGCCGTGGTCCATTTTGACTGGCTCGAATCCGACGACGTGCAGCGGATCGCCGTCGATGCCGAGCGCGCGGCGGCGGTCCGCAATCAGGTCCGTGCGTTCCGGGCAGCGACTCCGGACCTTGTCCTCATCCCTGGGCATGACCTCGACGGGCTGCCCACGAATCGCACGGACCTCGTGCTGCACCACCCGGAGTGGTTCGCGGTGGAGGCCTGGCCGATCTCCCTCGAGGGGTGA
- a CDS encoding Shedu anti-phage system protein SduA domain-containing protein translates to MSESNQPPLDDAEREFLHLVDNDAPEPDLQAFLERRPEFLVLPHLLHHGLLEDVVISQFPLDTSLVTDFAYLTKNSSEVRVVFVEIERAGKTLFKASAPYPTEHHELTAAVAQVKTWAEFLQRSSAEVVRRLSPLMRGVGQISLDFRYVLVIGRDTQLDLNASMRRRWAQKPIPGLCCVTWDTLLRHYRKQRDQALHYRAALQRVLEGHPDPRGNLWEAADRGDPPVEWLSRERPNVLSLTRERYTFKALHHQPQSLFGWVGPNEFEVSPAHRRMLVAWGYDMDAWDKGILLRGGRTVEWQAFRTTGG, encoded by the coding sequence GTGAGCGAATCGAACCAGCCCCCGCTGGACGACGCCGAGCGCGAGTTCCTCCATCTCGTGGACAATGACGCCCCCGAGCCCGACCTCCAGGCATTCTTGGAGCGCCGCCCCGAGTTCCTCGTGCTCCCCCACCTCCTCCACCACGGCCTGCTCGAGGACGTGGTGATCAGTCAGTTCCCGCTCGATACTTCGCTGGTCACTGACTTCGCGTACCTGACGAAGAACAGCTCGGAGGTGCGCGTGGTCTTCGTGGAAATCGAGCGCGCCGGCAAGACGCTTTTCAAGGCGAGCGCACCGTACCCGACCGAGCACCACGAGCTGACGGCGGCGGTCGCCCAGGTGAAGACCTGGGCCGAATTCCTCCAGCGGTCCAGCGCGGAGGTGGTCCGTAGGTTGTCCCCTTTGATGCGGGGCGTGGGGCAAATTTCGCTCGACTTCCGATACGTGCTCGTAATCGGGCGGGACACCCAACTCGACTTGAACGCCTCCATGCGGCGGCGGTGGGCGCAGAAGCCCATCCCGGGCCTGTGCTGCGTCACCTGGGATACTCTTCTTCGGCACTACCGGAAGCAGCGCGACCAGGCTCTGCACTACCGAGCTGCGCTACAGCGAGTATTGGAAGGTCATCCGGACCCGCGCGGCAACCTCTGGGAGGCGGCGGACCGGGGAGACCCGCCCGTGGAGTGGCTTTCGAGGGAGCGCCCCAACGTGCTGTCTCTCACCCGAGAGCGCTACACTTTCAAGGCACTCCACCACCAGCCGCAGTCGCTCTTCGGGTGGGTGGGCCCGAATGAGTTTGAGGTGTCCCCTGCCCATCGGCGGATGCTCGTGGCGTGGGGCTACGACATGGACGCCTGGGACAAGGGGATACTCCTGAGAGGCGGACGGACGGTGGAGTGGCAAGCCTTCAGGACAACCGGAGGGTAG
- a CDS encoding AraC family transcriptional regulator translates to MATYFLRPLRRALDAHGCEPSSVLAPFGLADQPAARIPFETAAAIWASAAALAEPGIGLHAARMLVPGDYGALEFAARSSPTLRAALERNARYHRLLNDRSEVLVQGRCVRYVRPGMEASMPAPYVEFVLASWARMARDLAERSSLIERVFLPHGPPPDDTLHREVFGCEEIRFGRGEAELHFAEGALDAPLPRADGALASVLDRHAEALLEEIARGARWTSRALTHIERRLADGTPRLEDVAQDLGISPRMLRRRLEEENTTFARVVDDIRRRLALKMTADATLSLGEIAFFLGFSEPSAFHRAFRRWTGRTPRSEEPSPP, encoded by the coding sequence GTGGCGACGTACTTCCTACGTCCCCTCCGCCGGGCCCTTGATGCGCACGGGTGCGAGCCGTCGTCGGTCCTCGCCCCGTTCGGGCTCGCCGATCAGCCAGCGGCGCGCATCCCCTTTGAAACCGCGGCGGCCATCTGGGCTTCGGCGGCGGCGCTCGCCGAGCCGGGCATTGGCCTGCACGCGGCGCGCATGCTGGTCCCTGGCGACTATGGCGCTCTGGAGTTCGCGGCGCGCTCGAGCCCCACGCTGCGCGCCGCGCTCGAGCGAAATGCGCGCTACCACCGCCTCCTGAACGACCGGAGCGAGGTGCTCGTCCAGGGACGCTGCGTGCGCTATGTGCGCCCGGGCATGGAGGCGTCGATGCCCGCTCCCTACGTGGAGTTCGTCCTCGCCTCCTGGGCGAGAATGGCCCGCGATCTCGCGGAACGCTCCTCGCTGATCGAGCGCGTCTTTCTGCCCCACGGCCCTCCTCCGGACGACACGCTCCATCGCGAAGTCTTCGGGTGCGAGGAGATCCGGTTCGGGAGGGGCGAAGCGGAGCTGCACTTCGCCGAGGGTGCGCTCGACGCGCCACTCCCTCGCGCCGACGGGGCGCTCGCCTCGGTGCTCGACCGGCACGCCGAAGCCCTCCTCGAGGAGATCGCTCGCGGCGCGCGCTGGACGTCCCGTGCGCTCACCCACATCGAGCGCCGCCTCGCCGATGGGACGCCCCGGCTCGAGGATGTCGCGCAGGACCTCGGGATCTCGCCGCGCATGCTGCGCCGGCGTCTCGAGGAAGAGAACACGACGTTTGCCCGGGTTGTCGACGATATCCGCCGACGGCTCGCGCTGAAGATGACCGCGGACGCCACCCTCTCGCTCGGAGAGATTGCGTTCTTCCTCGGGTTCTCCGAGCCGAGCGCCTTTCACCGCGCATTCCGCAGATGGACGGGCCGCACGCCCCGAAGCGAGGAGCCCTCGCCGCCATAG
- a CDS encoding DUF2381 family protein — MAVHEVAAAQQPQPPVREYQERQVVVPGPGEPVPEVRVAANTLTLFRFGTPIDRASVEVEGRTTRFKLVDPGEYILALEPSVEPAAGERLILRVRYKDGGTPAHATLALVSHPTLVDKEVEVVRRPRTVEGLEARLSHVEAELAALKGQCAQSGLPSLAFSGLLDSKDVRAKPFWGSAAPGYKGGLEPGRGTGYRATLWAMVTVRVRNLPGQPVWAPGAARLTSTKGSSVKVLSVHMEKPQLQPGESALVAVLVEPPASTEGLFQLELVDAGGGRLLPITAVKL, encoded by the coding sequence CTGGCCGTCCACGAGGTCGCGGCCGCACAGCAGCCTCAGCCCCCAGTCCGCGAGTACCAGGAGCGGCAAGTCGTCGTCCCCGGGCCCGGTGAGCCCGTGCCAGAGGTGCGGGTGGCGGCCAACACCCTCACCCTCTTCCGCTTCGGTACCCCCATCGACAGGGCCTCGGTGGAGGTGGAGGGGAGGACGACGCGCTTCAAGCTGGTGGACCCGGGGGAGTACATCCTCGCGCTCGAGCCCTCTGTCGAGCCGGCCGCGGGAGAGCGGCTCATCCTGCGGGTTCGCTATAAGGACGGCGGCACCCCGGCGCACGCCACCCTCGCGCTCGTCTCGCACCCCACGCTGGTGGACAAGGAGGTGGAGGTGGTGCGCCGTCCGCGCACCGTCGAGGGGCTGGAAGCACGGCTGTCTCACGTGGAAGCCGAACTCGCCGCCCTGAAAGGCCAGTGTGCGCAGAGCGGGCTCCCCAGCCTCGCGTTCTCGGGGCTGCTGGACTCGAAGGACGTCCGGGCCAAGCCCTTCTGGGGGAGCGCGGCCCCCGGCTACAAGGGGGGCCTGGAGCCAGGCCGCGGCACCGGCTACCGGGCCACCCTCTGGGCCATGGTGACTGTCCGCGTGCGCAACCTTCCCGGGCAGCCGGTATGGGCGCCGGGTGCAGCCCGGCTCACCAGCACGAAAGGCAGCTCGGTGAAGGTGCTCTCGGTGCACATGGAGAAGCCGCAGCTCCAGCCGGGGGAGTCCGCCCTGGTGGCGGTGCTGGTGGAGCCCCCCGCCTCCACCGAGGGGCTGTTCCAGCTGGAACTCGTGGATGCTGGGGGCGGACGCCTCCTTCCCATTACCGCGGTCAAGCTCTAG
- a CDS encoding transposase, which produces MLLRPSLEVNEVVGGVLAKAVQHSAGGVRLHAFTFASNHFHLLVWARGASLASFMQYLRANLSKKVGRLVDWSGGFWERRYSAEPVLDDTALVGRLRYVLAHGVKEGWVEKCAQWPGLTCLPQLLGAARRLFHWFNWTKRWSKRGSEEQAVGEGRFAEEWAEPVELELAPLPCWKGLGEEERPRAVRALVEKVEVEARARNKPVLGARAARAQHPHTRPEHLKRSPRPLGHSSTRQALRELREQYRGFVAAFREAAARWGRGDCSAPFPPFFFPPRVVPGCVAQVSTLPIFLPARWRWREQYLTS; this is translated from the coding sequence ATGCTGCTGCGCCCCAGCCTGGAGGTGAACGAGGTGGTGGGAGGCGTGTTGGCCAAAGCGGTGCAACACAGTGCGGGCGGCGTGCGGCTACACGCATTCACCTTCGCCTCCAATCACTTCCACCTGCTGGTGTGGGCTCGTGGTGCGTCCCTCGCCTCCTTCATGCAGTACCTGCGCGCCAATCTCTCCAAGAAGGTGGGGCGGTTGGTGGACTGGAGTGGAGGCTTCTGGGAGAGGCGGTACTCGGCGGAGCCGGTGCTGGACGACACGGCGCTGGTGGGCCGGCTGCGCTACGTGCTCGCCCATGGAGTGAAGGAAGGATGGGTGGAGAAGTGCGCCCAGTGGCCGGGCCTCACGTGCCTGCCGCAGTTGCTGGGAGCGGCGCGGCGGCTCTTCCATTGGTTCAACTGGACGAAGCGCTGGAGCAAACGGGGAAGCGAGGAGCAGGCAGTGGGGGAGGGGCGCTTCGCCGAGGAATGGGCCGAGCCGGTGGAGTTGGAGCTGGCGCCCCTGCCGTGCTGGAAAGGACTGGGGGAGGAAGAGAGGCCGCGTGCGGTGCGGGCCCTGGTGGAGAAAGTGGAAGTCGAGGCGCGCGCAAGGAACAAGCCCGTCCTCGGGGCGAGAGCGGCGAGGGCCCAGCACCCGCATACCCGGCCTGAGCACCTCAAGCGCAGCCCGCGACCTCTGGGGCATTCCTCCACGCGCCAGGCCTTGCGGGAGTTGCGTGAGCAGTATCGTGGCTTCGTCGCAGCGTTCCGAGAGGCGGCAGCTCGCTGGGGGCGAGGGGATTGCTCAGCGCCCTTTCCTCCGTTCTTCTTCCCGCCGCGGGTGGTGCCAGGTTGCGTCGCTCAAGTTTCGACCTTACCCATTTTTTTGCCGGCCCGATGGCGCTGGCGAGAGCAGTACCTGACATCGTAA
- the tnpB gene encoding IS66 family insertion sequence element accessory protein TnpB (TnpB, as the term is used for proteins encoded by IS66 family insertion elements, is considered an accessory protein, since TnpC, encoded by a neighboring gene, is a DDE family transposase.) gives MATQPCDMRKQADGLSALVQGGLGQQPKSGHLFVFFSRRRDFVRILFWDANGYCTVSKRLEAGRFRVPAPVEGQAAVHLDVRQLAELLSLVEASHAVRRREVH, from the coding sequence GTGGCGACACAGCCGTGCGACATGCGCAAGCAGGCCGACGGGCTGAGTGCGCTGGTGCAGGGCGGCCTTGGGCAGCAGCCGAAGTCGGGCCACCTGTTCGTCTTCTTCTCCAGGAGAAGGGACTTCGTCCGCATTCTCTTCTGGGACGCCAACGGGTACTGCACCGTGAGCAAGAGACTGGAGGCGGGACGCTTCCGGGTACCGGCGCCCGTGGAGGGCCAGGCCGCGGTGCACCTGGACGTCCGGCAGCTCGCGGAGTTGCTGTCGCTGGTGGAAGCAAGCCACGCGGTACGGCGGCGCGAGGTGCACTGA
- a CDS encoding HAD-IA family hydrolase, producing MKTAVLFDLDQTLLDTSALADARARGDWDYALSNLASVKPFFTPGSPLPHQMPGVLHGMGHPVAIVTSSPGRYARPLLAKFQVHCDALVAYEDTSAHKPDPDPLNEALRRLGTNASNAYYVGDAVDDFAASYNAGIRSIGAGWNPEVDGLWQTAADILLYDTNPLLNPDSLPRCGYVAEVLAAGLQPLMHRGSFLRSKSSSAIGLGRYFPTADARHGSHVLSGLILKLKGNDEHSPMFGAAVANYVAFGLSPQPDFATCVPPKPSQDRIRFAKTLEHMKTYVPGVAIYPDGMRATREVEDYKHTRRDERAALVQGAFESKYAWGKKDVLLLDDVFTSGSTTDECARVLINSNAANVRTVCISVDQNVMNTRRCPNCSRVLKVYTNRRDDSHFWGCPNYFTPINCRYKTSYDG from the coding sequence GTGAAGACAGCCGTCCTCTTCGATTTGGACCAGACGCTGTTGGACACCTCCGCCCTGGCGGATGCACGAGCCCGGGGTGACTGGGACTACGCGCTCTCGAATCTGGCGTCGGTGAAGCCCTTCTTTACCCCGGGCTCACCGTTGCCCCATCAGATGCCTGGCGTCCTGCATGGGATGGGGCACCCGGTGGCTATCGTCACCTCTTCACCGGGCCGGTACGCGAGGCCGCTCCTGGCGAAGTTCCAAGTGCACTGCGACGCGCTCGTGGCCTACGAGGACACGAGCGCGCACAAGCCAGATCCGGACCCGCTCAATGAAGCGCTCAGGCGCTTAGGGACTAATGCGTCCAACGCCTACTACGTGGGTGACGCGGTGGACGACTTCGCCGCGAGCTACAACGCCGGCATTCGCTCCATTGGCGCTGGCTGGAATCCGGAGGTGGATGGGCTTTGGCAGACCGCTGCGGACATCCTCCTGTACGACACCAACCCCCTGTTGAACCCCGACTCCTTGCCGCGGTGTGGCTACGTGGCAGAGGTTCTCGCCGCGGGGCTCCAACCGCTCATGCACCGTGGGAGTTTTCTGCGCTCGAAGAGTTCCTCGGCAATCGGCCTGGGACGGTACTTCCCCACGGCGGATGCACGGCACGGCTCGCACGTCCTCTCCGGCCTCATCCTGAAGCTGAAGGGTAACGATGAGCACTCCCCCATGTTCGGGGCCGCCGTGGCTAACTACGTGGCGTTCGGCCTGTCCCCTCAGCCGGACTTTGCGACCTGTGTGCCGCCAAAGCCCTCTCAGGACCGCATCCGCTTCGCGAAGACGCTCGAGCACATGAAGACGTATGTGCCCGGCGTGGCCATCTATCCGGATGGCATGCGCGCCACCCGGGAGGTGGAGGACTACAAGCATACCCGGCGGGACGAGCGGGCCGCCCTCGTCCAGGGGGCCTTCGAATCGAAGTACGCCTGGGGGAAGAAGGACGTCCTCCTCTTGGACGACGTCTTCACCTCCGGCTCAACCACGGACGAGTGCGCCCGCGTGCTCATCAACAGCAACGCGGCCAATGTGCGCACCGTATGCATCAGCGTGGACCAGAATGTCATGAATACGCGTCGTTGCCCCAACTGTAGCCGCGTGCTCAAGGTCTACACGAACCGCCGCGATGACAGCCACTTCTGGGGGTGTCCTAACTATTTCACCCCCATCAATTGCAGGTACAAAACCAGCTACGACGGCTGA
- a CDS encoding serine/threonine protein kinase has product MTRDVLHPDHLQPNDMVGPWRIVERLGLGGSARVFKVERGGRLYAMKMALRPVSDEEERSEPAGEEAAMRIEREAAALLTYAPHPHLVRVHAVDCWPHPDRGYPFIVTDLVEGDDWHVWRWKTNPNSVRLVDAFSEAVRTVGALHERGAYHRDLKAENLLIRRADGHVFVVDFGNVRLPGTFAETLGVPVGVFHLLPPELLEYTRSEVWRKGIPFEGGAAADLYALGIILYQGLCDHHPFDPYLSDRALTAAISTVPPTPPHIINPRAPRVLSDIAMKLLEKQPEARYPSTESLLQALWGAGKERASRAWKVPLLPSTEELPLEATPEEKEEWLSRQQGVPPEPEAARARPPAERSQPQEEAQEEVPPRERRAWRMRHLAVVSMALLAVLFLASWLVRSTLPSPHVSEPTASVGFEKGSVSVPTLATPQDSAPANGNPHLRILAVWLCTATGLGCPAAQVRPEPDACPEEARRNNFEVLKLNEGMELQALVDINQPGEPTQEGSYRDGPIVGRVVQRDWSPPELPGSTLLYGKLWTGPGIQNRDGEDAVLGRYTEALLPDGRKLPVCIVLGGPEGRWPKLPGSKPGAVRLPRELPVAAVWRWP; this is encoded by the coding sequence ATGACGAGGGATGTCCTGCACCCGGACCACTTGCAGCCCAACGACATGGTGGGCCCCTGGCGGATCGTGGAGCGGCTGGGGCTTGGTGGCTCCGCTCGCGTCTTCAAGGTGGAGCGCGGCGGGCGCCTGTACGCCATGAAGATGGCGCTGCGCCCTGTCTCCGACGAGGAGGAGCGCAGCGAGCCGGCGGGGGAAGAAGCCGCCATGCGGATAGAGCGTGAGGCAGCAGCTCTGCTGACCTATGCTCCTCACCCCCACCTGGTGCGTGTGCATGCGGTGGACTGCTGGCCCCACCCCGACCGCGGGTACCCCTTCATCGTCACCGACCTGGTGGAGGGCGACGACTGGCACGTGTGGCGGTGGAAGACGAACCCCAATTCCGTGAGGCTGGTGGACGCCTTTTCCGAGGCGGTGCGTACCGTGGGCGCGTTGCACGAGCGCGGCGCGTACCACCGCGACCTGAAGGCAGAAAATCTCCTCATCCGCCGGGCTGACGGGCACGTCTTCGTCGTGGACTTCGGCAACGTGCGTCTGCCGGGCACCTTCGCAGAGACGCTGGGGGTGCCCGTGGGGGTGTTCCACCTCCTGCCGCCCGAACTCCTCGAGTACACGCGCAGCGAGGTGTGGAGGAAGGGTATCCCCTTCGAGGGGGGTGCGGCGGCGGACCTCTACGCCCTGGGCATCATCCTCTACCAGGGCTTGTGCGATCATCACCCCTTCGACCCTTACCTGTCGGACAGGGCGCTGACGGCGGCCATCTCCACCGTGCCCCCAACCCCGCCCCACATCATCAATCCCAGGGCCCCGCGCGTGCTGAGCGACATCGCCATGAAGCTGCTGGAGAAGCAGCCCGAGGCGCGCTACCCCAGCACCGAGTCGCTGCTGCAGGCCCTTTGGGGGGCAGGCAAGGAGCGCGCGTCCCGGGCCTGGAAGGTGCCCCTTCTCCCCTCCACCGAGGAACTCCCGTTGGAGGCGACGCCCGAAGAGAAAGAGGAGTGGCTGTCCCGCCAGCAAGGAGTGCCCCCTGAGCCCGAGGCAGCCAGGGCTCGCCCTCCTGCTGAGCGCTCACAGCCGCAGGAGGAAGCGCAGGAGGAGGTGCCCCCCAGGGAGCGCCGGGCGTGGCGCATGCGGCACCTCGCCGTGGTGAGCATGGCGCTCCTGGCCGTCCTGTTCCTTGCGTCATGGCTGGTGCGGTCCACACTCCCGTCGCCCCACGTGTCGGAGCCCACCGCGTCCGTTGGCTTCGAGAAAGGATCCGTGTCCGTGCCCACTCTCGCCACGCCCCAGGATTCAGCCCCTGCCAACGGCAACCCGCACCTCCGGATCCTCGCCGTGTGGCTGTGCACCGCCACCGGCCTGGGCTGTCCCGCCGCCCAGGTGAGGCCGGAGCCGGATGCCTGCCCGGAGGAGGCTCGGCGCAACAACTTCGAGGTGCTGAAGCTCAACGAGGGCATGGAGCTCCAGGCCCTCGTCGACATCAACCAGCCCGGGGAGCCGACCCAGGAGGGCAGCTACCGGGACGGCCCCATCGTCGGCCGCGTGGTGCAGCGCGACTGGTCTCCCCCGGAGCTGCCCGGCAGCACCCTCCTGTACGGGAAGCTCTGGACGGGCCCTGGTATCCAGAACCGGGATGGGGAAGACGCGGTACTGGGGCGCTACACGGAAGCGCTTCTGCCGGACGGCCGCAAGCTGCCGGTGTGCATCGTCCTGGGCGGGCCGGAAGGGCGCTGGCCCAAGCTGCCCGGCTCGAAGCCTGGGGCCGTTCGACTGCCACGGGAGTTGCCGGTGGCGGCCGTTTGGCGCTGGCCCTGA